From the genome of Oryza glaberrima chromosome 1, OglaRS2, whole genome shotgun sequence:
CAAATGAAACAGCACTGCAGTACTATTAGGTGACAAGTTAGGGTACAACACGCAATATACATTGGATTGTTTCTGTCCAGGATGCAGGTTTGCATTGCTGTAAGAGTAGCGACTACTTTGCCTTGACGACGGTCACAGGGCAAGACGCATTCGACAGCACGTAGTTAGTCACACTTCCCAGCAGAATCCTgcaaatacaatttaaaaatcaaGCAAAGTACTGGATCAGAAATTCAGCTTTCTGAAAATGATGCTACAAGGGGATATTGTATCGCTGCCCCTGATGAATCTCTGGTTGCTCAAACAGAAACCAGACTGAAAGTTTCTAGAAACATGTCAATGCTATACCGTCGTATCATTCACACACCTCTGGATCTGGCCGAGGCCACGGCTGCCCATGACGAGCGATTCGAGATTGAGCTCCCCCACAGCCTCGCACACCTTCTCCCTCGGCTCGCCCCAGTACATCTTCAGCACCACGGACAGCTGATACAAACAACATCAGGCCTCTCGACCTGAAAGGCAAGACAAAGCATGCTGCCATGCATGCAGCACCAGCATATATAGAGCCAGCCTACCTCCTTCTCCCGGGACACGGCGTTGAGCATGTCGAACACCTCTTCGTCCGAAGGTATATCATAGCGCTGCCTCACCGCCGTCTCCATGAGCTCCTCGAGCGGGATCAGCGCTGCGTGCGATCAGTACAGAGACGACGCGACATGACATGACAATTTTCGATGGGAGATCAAGGCATTCAAAATTTAGAATGCAAGAGGTAAACTCGGTGCGGTTCTCTCTTAGTATTACTATTACGTACGTGATCCGGTGTGAGACCAGAGGACGTTCTTGGCCTCGTCGCGGCCGTGGTGCCGGATGTGGAGGAGGACGAGGGTGTCGCCCTTGCGGAGGAGGTTGTCGGCCGCCCACTGCAGCGCCTTCTTGCTGCTCGGCGAGAAGTCCATGGCCACGCCGATCCTgcgctcgccgcccgcctccgTCATCTCGATCCCGGAgcaaacgacgacgacgacctctcAGTTTCCTTTGGTCCGCGATGGTCTATGCGGCACGTGTGGGTGTGGCTTTGTGCGCGTCCCCCCGGGTTTGCGCTGGAATTTGTTGTGTTTTCGATCGGTGGGCGGTGGTGGGCCGTGGGACGCTGGATGTGGTGCGACCCGAGAGAGATTCGGCGGTGCGCgaggccgcgccgcgcgcgcgctggGTGTGCGTCGCGTACGGCGTACGTACGTTTCGCCGTGCCATGCGTCGTGCCACATGGCCAACCATGCAGGCGAAGGCGCCGGGGGATCAGACGCGTGGCGCGTTGGCCGGGCATGCGGTTCGGACGGTTCAGTTGGGGACTTCAAAGGAAAGAAAGTCTGAttgtttctgaattctgatctcACCCGGATTCAACCCTAACCgccgctatatatatataaagttataaacatagattttctttctcgtGTATACGTTTCCTATACCGCCGCATCTGCTTCATCGCCATCTCCATCTGGTACGACGATAATCGACTTTTTCTTTGGTTATTAAATGTTTCGAATCATTTATCAGTCCCCGTTAAGATCAAAAGTTCTTGGTAATTAGTAGCAAGAACGTGGTACTAGATACACCGACTCTCATATTTCACTTCCTTTTTCCCTCACCATATATGTTTCCTAAGATTGGAATATTATGAACGCGAGATTGTCAAAACACATTAATAGAAAAATCATAGAAGTAGAATATCATACTTATTAGATTCTTATAGAATTTTGAAATATAAAAAGGCTTCCAAATTGTCGTTTAATTGATAAACAGCATGCAGATTTTAGGAACTAACAATACATGAAGAAGAAAGCATGAAATACATGAAGAAGAAAGCATGATATGAGATTCTATGATtattttcctctattttttctaGAATAGTCCATTCCATAGATTTTAAAGGAATTGATAGAAATCAAACCCTTTTTTCAAATGTCTCATTAGGATTATTTTACataggatatttttttaaaaaaaattatgtcttTTATTTGTTTCAAATGAGATCTTAGAGTGCTGAAATGTTCTCGCTAGCACCACTTTATCCATGAACCGGAAAATTTTTGACATTACAAAAACCtagttcttttctatttcagaAAAATACCTGTTTCAATATCTAAGTGAattgtaggctgtgtttagatggtGGAAAAGTTAGGAAGTTAgaagaaagttggtagtttatgtgtgtagaaaagttttcaatgtgatatgatatgatggaaagttgggaatttaggtaactaaacacggccgtAAACTGATGGTCATGAGTCATAACTGTATTCCCCCGTGAGTGTTTGTTTTATGCTACCAAAATACTACTGATGGAGTTATCAAAGCAAGATTAGGATTTTTATTATGTAGGGAGAATAATAGATAAACAAGTTGATGATGCGTCTAATTTAAGATCAATTCATTTATGTaccaggcaaaaaaaaatgttgggtgTTCTTTTCCTCATAAACCGCTGTGTGAATTACTCTGATGCATTCAATATGTCTATCTTACGTATACATCTTTTATACTGGCTGGAAGGATTATTAATATGTCATttaaggccctatttagttcctaaaaatatcacatcgaatatttggacacatgcaagaagtattaaatatagataaattaaaaaactaattgcacagttaggggagaaatcgcgagacgaatcttttgagcataattagttcatgattagccataagtgctataataaccaacatgtactaatgatggattaattaggcttaaaagattcgtctcgtagtttccaggcgagttatggaATTAGTTTTTCCATTTGTGTCCAAAAACatcttccgacatccggtcaaacgttcgatgtgatacttaaaaattttcttttcgcgaactaaacagaccctaagACTATCCATATAGTTTGTATATCTTTTCGCGAGCAAGTTTTGTTGTGAAATGATGTAATCCAGATCAACTGGTGTCTCAGTGTGAAGAACCCATAGTTCCTAATGGGTGCGAAGACAGACAAAGGCAAGGTTTCAGAATAACCATCCAAGGTTCTAATCAAGAGAAAACCAAAAACATCCAAGGTTAATTGATACTACAagattcctctctctctctctctctctatttgtTTCCCAACATGACAACAAGTTTCTGATTTGATCTGTGTCTTTCGTTAGGTTCGACGATCACAAGGCAGAGGGTTTGGGTATGGGCACCCATTGCCATCGGTCGTTGGTCTCCCTGTAGCCGAGGCAAAGAGGAGGATAAAACAATGCAGGCCAGATGTCTACATTGAGGTCCTTTCGGTAAATGCGATGCTAACTATGGCTTACCACTCGAATCGCGTTAGGCTCTTAGTGGACAGATTCAACAAGGTGGTAGAAGATCCTCACATTGGATAGGCTAGGCTCATATGCAGAGAACATGCTTTTATGATAGCTTAGTCCTAGCGGTGTCCTGCGTCTGGCACAATATTTGTTAATCGACTTTAGGTTATGCAAAACTGAAGTTGCTTTGTTTTTGGAAATTATTCAACCAATTCTGATATAATTTGTGTTTTGGAGGAGAAACTTGGATGTGATATTGGAGAGGTGGCCTTTCACATACTCAACTACTTTGGGTCATATCGACCTATGTGGGCTTCTCTGCTTTTCGGCCCCAAAAATATCAGGCTTCTGTACCGGGCAGATCGAGTTATGGCCCTGGTtagtttccaaaattttttctctaaaaatatcaatatcacatcgaatctttgatacatgcatgaaacattaaatataaataaaataaaaaaccaattgcacagttcgcatgtaaatcgcgagacgaatctttgagcctaattagtccatgattagccataagtgctacaataatccacatgtgctaatgacagattaattaggctcaaaagattccacatgtgctaatgacagattaattaggctcaaaagattcgtctcacggtttccaggtgagttatgaaattagttttttcattcgtgtccaaaaaccccttccgacatccgatcaaacatccgatgtgacatttaaaaattttcatttcaccaactaaacaaggcctatgtTGACATATTCTAGgatgatgaatctggacatatgtatgtccagattcgtagctcCCCATCAGATGGCCTAATCAGCTAAAGAAAAaggtaaattttaaattttcaaacttaatttttagattgattttgagatatttttaacgtattttctttttcagcattggtttttaagtcaccaagaacacatatataaaagttttatctacaaattaaattttattccctaataagccattttggctTATCATGGAAAAAGGCAAACAATGAGGCctgtagtactaggatgtgtcacatccggtactatgttggttttttataggacggagggagtaagtagttGGAGTAGTCTCTACCCGTTGATGGGTTGGTCACACGCTCACAGCAGTCTCCTCTGTGCAGATCAT
Proteins encoded in this window:
- the LOC127756069 gene encoding universal stress protein PHOS32-like — encoded protein: MTEAGGERRIGVAMDFSPSSKKALQWAADNLLRKGDTLVLLHIRHHGRDEAKNVLWSHTGSPLIPLEELMETAVRQRYDIPSDEEVFDMLNAVSREKELSVVLKMYWGEPREKVCEAVGELNLESLVMGSRGLGQIQRILLGSVTNYVLSNASCPVTVVKAK